In one Culex quinquefasciatus strain JHB chromosome 2, VPISU_Cqui_1.0_pri_paternal, whole genome shotgun sequence genomic region, the following are encoded:
- the LOC6042107 gene encoding cuticle protein CP14.6 produces the protein MKLYVAVLVLAAVAHAAPQGQSDADTPILSQSSDIQPDGSFSYAFETGNGIKVEDQGTIKRVRVPKTDETGRTIGEDEIPVAVQTGSFQYMAPDGQIYTLRYIADENGFQPQADHLPVAPLA, from the exons ATGAAGCTGTACGTTGCAGTTCTGGTTCTGGCCGCGGTGGCCCATGCAGCTCCCCAAGGTCAAAGCGATGCCGATACTCCAATTCTGAGCCAGTCATCGGATATCCAACCGGATGGATCCTTCAGCTATGC CTTCGAAACCGGCAACGGAATCAAGGTCGAGGACCAAGGTACCATCAAGCGGGTACGAGTGCCCAAGACCGACGAAACCGGTCGCACGATCGGTGAAGACGAGATCCCCGTCGCCGTCCAGACCGGATCGTTCCAGTACATGGCTCCGGATGGACAGATCTACACGCTGCGGTACATCGCCGACGAGAACGGATTCCAACCGCAGGCGGATCATCTTCCCGTAGCGCCTCTTGCCTAG
- the LOC6042110 gene encoding putative ATPase N2B: MLFLTRIPAAGVVALRQGCSCAVAGVLNQPSRSNSSSSSSSPTPPNRRTPLELLQDKLSRGEIRPDPHQNQITEALQKVYDSIQGYEPPKPTGGIGKWFGFKAEKVEAPKGLYIYGSVGGGKTMLMDMFYDCCEINRKRRVHFNSFMTDVHTKIHEIKSKQVRDVTSTKPQPFDPIKPVAEIITADSWLICFDEFQVTDIADAMILKRLFTYLFDSGVIVVATSNRAPDDLYKNGLQRSNFVPFIGVLKSHCNVVTLSSGVDYRTATLKGEGMHYFVKSEVDADGAMDKLFKVLCSQENDLIRPKTFTHFGRNISFAKTCGQVLDSTFDELCDRPLGASDYLQITQFFHTVLIRDIPQLNLKLKSQTRRFITLIDTLYDSRVRLVVSSDVPYKFLFSNEKPDDIHTSDEHRTLMDDLKITKDSQDASSNIFTGDEEAFAFERTVSRLAEMQSAEYWSLWEKHR; the protein is encoded by the exons ATGCTGTTCCTGACGAGGATTCCCGCCGCGGGTGTAGTTGCCCTTCGCCAAGGATGTTCCTGTGCGGTAGCTGGCGTGCTGAACCAACCTTCCAGAAGcaacagtagcagcagcagcagcagtccaacGCCACCCAACCGAAGAACGCCCCTAGAATTGCTGCAGGATAAGCTGAGTAGGGGCGAGATTCGACCCGATCCGCACCAGAACCAGATCACTGAGGCGCTGCAGAAGGTGTACGACAGTATTCAGGGCTACGAGCCCCCGAAGCCCACCGGCGGAATCGGGAAGTGGTTCGGCTTCAAGGCGGAAAAGGTCGAGGCGCCCAAGGGACTGTACATTTACGGCAGTGTGGGTGGCGGCAAAACCATGCTGATGGACATGTTCTACGACTGCTGTGAG ATAAACCGCAAGCGGCGCGTCCACTTCAACTCGTTCATGACGGACGTCCACACCAAGATCCACGAGATCAAGTCGAAGCAGGTGCGCGACGTCACCAGCACCAAACCTCAACCCTTCGATCCGATCAAACCGGTGGCGGAGATCATCACCGCCGACTCGTGGCTGATTTGTTTCGACGAGTTTCAG GTCACCGACATTGCGGACGCGATGATTCTCAAGCGGCTGTTTACGTATCTGTTTGATAGCGGCGTAATCGTGGTAGCAACGAGCAATCGAGCCCCCGACGACCTGTACAAGAACGGGCTACAGCGGTCGAACTTTGTGCCGTTTATTGGGGTGCTGAAGAGCCACTGTAACGTGGTTACGCTGAGCAGTGGGGTGGACTACCGGACGGCGACCCTGAAGGGCGAAGGAATGCACTATTTTGT CAAATCTGAAGTAGATGCCGACGGAGCGATGGATAAGCTTTTCAAGGTGTTGTGTTCTCAAGAAAACGACTTGATTCGACCAAAGACGTTCACCCATTTTGGTCGTAACATATCATTCGCCAAGACCTGCGGACAAGTTTTGGACAGCACATTCGACGAGCTGTGTGATAGA CCGCTCGGAGCGTCGGACTACCTTCAAATCACGCAATTTTTCCACACCGTACTGATAAGGGATATTCCACAGTTGAACTTGAAACTCAAATCGCAAACACGACGCTTCATCACGCTGATTGACACGCTGTACGACAGCCGGGTTCGG CTAGTCGTCTCCTCGGACGTCCCGTACAAGTTCCTCTTTTCCAACGAAAAGCCCGACGACATTCACACCTCGGACGAGCACCGGACGTTGATGGACGACCTCAAGATCACCAAGGATTCGCAGGATGCGAGCTCGAACATCTTCACCGGTGACGAGGAGGCGTTCGCCTTCGAGCGAACCGTGTCGCGGCTGGCCGAGATGCAATCCGCGGAATATTGGTCGCTGTGGGAGAAGCATCGCTAA
- the LOC6042108 gene encoding endocuticle structural glycoprotein SgAbd-2, translating to MKLLIFSLLLAYSYAFPQHQHQQHQQHQQHQQQQQQQNIDYDQHQHQHQQNVEKRIHHETTTWIPILKYNKEQGEDGSYKTEYQTGNNIVHEESGYLKDFSDAHPNGVLVQQGAYSYEAPDGQVIHVQYTADEKGFRVTGDHLPTEPPIPEGIRKGLEEIYAGIRRREQEGKNDPKYAETAAQRAELDYNGQYYHQ from the exons ATGAAGCTTCTG ATCTTTTCACTACTGCTGGCATACTCCTATGCTTTTCCACAacatcagcatcagcagcatcagcagcatcagcaacatcagcagcagcagcagcagcaaaacatTGACTACGACCAGCATCAGCACCAACACCAACAAAATGTGGAAAAGCGAATCCACCACGAGACCACCACTTGGATCCCAATTCTGAAGTACAACAAGGAGCAGGGTGAAGATGGCAGCTACAAAACCGA ATACCAAACCGGCAACAACATCGTCCACGAAGAGTCCGGCTACCTGAAGGACTTCTCCGACGCCCACCCCAATGGAGTGCTGGTCCAGCAGGGTGCCTACTCGTACGAGGCTCCCGACGGGCAGGTCATTCACGTGCAGTACACCGCCGACGAGAAGGGTTTCCGAGTGACCGGTGACCATCTGCCGACCGAACCGCCAATCCCGGAGGGCATCCGCAAGGGTCTGGAGGAGATCTACGCCGGAATCAGACGTCGCGAGCAGGAGGGCAAGAATGATCCCAAATACGCGGAGACGGCCGCCCAGAGGGCTGAGCTGGACTACAACGGACAGTACTATCACCAGTAG
- the LOC6042106 gene encoding endocuticle structural glycoprotein SgAbd-3: MFKGLILLSVVLVVSGQTRPTPKFKEIPIVSHENILEVDGKFRYSYEGGDGTRAIQDGQQIFVNNQAGTASQGQYTYQGDDGKTYSVSYTADENGYRPSADHLPTPPPVPAPIARALAYLATLPPQKENSNNNHNNNFNGS, translated from the exons ATGTTCAAAGGACTTATTCTGTTGAGTGTTGTTCTGGTGGTCAGCGGACAAACAAGACCAACGCCAAAGTTTAAGGAAATTCCCATCGTGTCACATGAAAACATTTTGGAAGTTGACGGGAAATTTCGATACAG TTACGAGGGTGGAGACGGAACTCGGGCCATCCAGGATGGGCAGCAGATCTTCGTGAACAATCAGGCTGGTACGGCATCCCAGGGCCAATACACGTACCAGGGAGATGATGGCAAGACCTACAGTGTGTCCTACACGGCGGACGAGAATGGATACCGGCCATCGGCGGACCACCTGCCGACGCCTCCACCGGTGCCAGCACCGATAGCGCGAGCGCTGGCCTATCTGGCAACGCTGCCGCCGCAGAAGGAGAACAGTAACAATAATcacaataataattttaatg GAAGCTaa